The following are from one region of the Pseudomonas putida genome:
- a CDS encoding NAD(P)-dependent oxidoreductase produces MIDALNHLPRPRAGADQLAERFSDLAPPLTARQAAVESARCLYCYDAPCVNACPSDIDIPSFIHRISDENLQGAAERILSANILGGSCARVCPTEILCQQACVRNNAQECAPVLIGQLQRYALDNARFTEHPFQRSPVTGKRVAVVGAGPAGLACAHRLAMHGHDVVVFEACDKAGGLNEYGIARYKLVDDYAQREVKFLLGIGGIEIRHGQRLGSNLGLGELRDQYDAVFLGLGLNAVRQLGLPDEQAPGLLAATAYIRELRQADDLSQLPLADRCLVIGAGNTAIDMAVQMARLGARDVNLVYRRGLADMGATGHEQAIAKANQVRLHTWARPDAVLLDDTGKVRGMRFARTELADGRLRDTGETFELPADAIFKAIGQRFDDASLGDPVAAQLARIGERIRVDETMQTSLPGVYAGGDCTALGQDLTVQAVQHGKLAAEAIHARLMLNVEAA; encoded by the coding sequence GTGATCGACGCCCTGAACCACTTGCCGCGCCCCCGGGCCGGTGCCGACCAGCTGGCCGAGCGCTTCAGCGACCTGGCCCCACCCCTCACCGCCCGCCAGGCCGCCGTGGAAAGCGCGCGCTGCCTGTACTGCTACGACGCCCCCTGCGTCAACGCCTGCCCCAGCGACATCGACATCCCGTCGTTCATCCACCGTATCAGCGACGAAAACCTGCAAGGCGCCGCCGAACGCATTCTCTCAGCCAATATTCTTGGCGGCAGTTGCGCCCGCGTCTGTCCCACCGAAATCCTTTGCCAGCAAGCCTGCGTGCGCAACAACGCGCAGGAGTGCGCACCGGTACTGATCGGCCAGCTACAGCGCTATGCCCTGGACAACGCCCGCTTCACCGAGCACCCGTTCCAGCGCTCGCCGGTCACCGGCAAACGGGTCGCCGTGGTCGGTGCCGGCCCAGCCGGGTTGGCGTGCGCCCACCGCCTGGCCATGCACGGGCATGATGTGGTGGTATTCGAGGCCTGCGACAAGGCCGGTGGCCTCAACGAGTACGGCATCGCCCGCTACAAGCTGGTGGACGACTATGCCCAGCGTGAAGTGAAATTCCTGCTCGGCATCGGTGGCATAGAAATTCGCCATGGCCAGCGCCTGGGCAGCAACCTGGGCCTGGGCGAACTGCGCGACCAGTACGACGCCGTATTCCTCGGCCTCGGCCTGAATGCCGTGCGCCAGCTCGGCCTGCCGGATGAACAAGCCCCCGGTCTGCTCGCCGCCACCGCATACATCCGCGAACTGCGCCAGGCCGACGACCTGAGCCAGTTGCCCCTGGCCGACCGCTGCCTGGTGATCGGCGCCGGCAACACCGCGATCGACATGGCCGTGCAGATGGCCCGCCTGGGTGCCCGCGATGTCAACCTGGTGTACCGCCGTGGCCTTGCCGACATGGGTGCCACCGGCCACGAGCAGGCCATCGCCAAGGCCAACCAGGTGCGCCTGCATACCTGGGCCCGCCCTGATGCCGTGCTGCTGGACGACACTGGCAAGGTGCGCGGCATGCGTTTTGCCCGCACCGAGCTGGCAGACGGCCGCCTGCGCGACACCGGCGAAACCTTCGAGCTGCCCGCCGATGCCATTTTCAAGGCCATCGGCCAACGCTTCGACGACGCCAGCCTCGGCGACCCGGTGGCCGCACAACTGGCGCGCATTGGTGAGCGCATCCGGGTCGACGAAACGATGCAAACCAGCCTGCCGGGGGTATACGCCGGCGGCGACTGCACCGCCCTGGGCCAGGACCTTACCGTCCAGGCCGTACAACACGGCAAGCTGGCCGCCGAAGCCATCCATGCCCGACTCATGCTCAACGTGGAGGCTGCATAA
- a CDS encoding AAA family ATPase, whose translation MQRIVILGNAGSGKSTLARHIGARLGVSVVHLDMLFWEAGWVEPDAETFRTRVRDAVAGEAWVCEGNYARRTFDLRLPRADLVIWLDTPRLTCLKRVILRSVLNKPRPDLPAGCTERLDREFLTFLKFVWTFDRGYRPGIEASREATAPQVPVVHLRGERQIAAFLADLTQPAPAARPL comes from the coding sequence ATGCAACGCATCGTGATTCTGGGCAACGCCGGCAGTGGCAAATCAACCCTGGCCCGGCATATTGGCGCACGTTTGGGCGTATCGGTGGTGCACCTCGATATGCTGTTCTGGGAGGCCGGTTGGGTCGAACCGGATGCCGAGACCTTCCGCACCCGCGTGCGCGATGCGGTAGCTGGGGAGGCTTGGGTATGCGAGGGCAATTATGCCCGCCGCACGTTCGACCTGCGCCTGCCGCGGGCCGACCTGGTCATCTGGCTGGATACGCCGAGACTGACCTGCCTCAAGCGGGTGATCCTGCGCAGTGTGCTGAACAAGCCCCGGCCGGACCTGCCGGCGGGATGTACCGAGCGGCTGGACCGGGAGTTTCTGACTTTCCTGAAGTTCGTATGGACGTTCGATCGGGGATATCGGCCTGGGATCGAGGCAAGCCGAGAGGCCACAGCGCCGCAGGTGCCGGTGGTGCATTTGCGGGGTGAGCGGCAGATTGCGGCGTTTCTGGCAGATCTTACCCAACCCGCCCCGGCAGCGCGGCCCCTGTAG
- the hydA gene encoding dihydropyrimidinase, protein MSLLIRGATVVTHEESYPADVLCADGLIRAIGQNLEPPSACEILDGSGQYLMPGGIDPHTHMQLPFMGTVASEDFFSGTAAGLAGGTTSIIDFVIPNPQQSLLEAFHTWRGWAQKSASDYGFHVAITWWSEQVAEEMGELVARHGVNSFKHFMAYKNAIMAADDTLVASFERCLQLGAVPTVHAENGELVYHLQKKLLAQGLTGPEAHPLSRPSQVEGEAASRAIRIAETLGTPLYLVHVSSREALDEIAYARGKGQPVYGEVLPGHLLLDDSVYRDPDWATAAGYVMSPPFRPREHQEALWRGLQSGNLHTTATDHCCFCAEQKAMGRDDFSRIPNGTAGIEDRMAVLWDAGVNSGRLSMHEFVALTSTNTAKIFNLFPRKGAIRVGADADLVLWDPQGTRTISATTHHQQVDFNIFEGRTVRGIPSHTISQGKVLWADGDLRAEKGAGRYVERPAYPSVFEVLGRRAEVQRPTPVQR, encoded by the coding sequence ATGTCCCTGTTGATCCGTGGCGCCACCGTGGTCACCCACGAAGAGAGTTACCCCGCCGATGTCCTGTGTGCCGATGGCCTGATCCGTGCCATCGGGCAAAACCTAGAACCACCCAGCGCCTGCGAGATCCTCGACGGCAGCGGCCAGTACCTGATGCCCGGCGGCATCGACCCGCATACCCACATGCAGCTGCCGTTCATGGGCACCGTGGCCAGCGAGGACTTCTTCAGCGGTACTGCCGCGGGCCTGGCCGGTGGCACCACCTCGATCATCGACTTCGTCATCCCCAACCCGCAGCAGTCGTTGCTGGAGGCGTTCCACACCTGGCGCGGCTGGGCACAAAAAAGCGCCAGCGACTACGGCTTTCACGTCGCCATCACCTGGTGGAGCGAACAGGTAGCCGAAGAGATGGGCGAACTGGTGGCCAGGCATGGGGTGAACAGCTTCAAACACTTCATGGCCTACAAGAATGCGATCATGGCCGCCGACGACACCCTGGTGGCCAGCTTCGAGCGCTGCCTGCAACTGGGTGCGGTGCCCACCGTGCACGCCGAGAACGGCGAGCTGGTGTACCACCTGCAGAAAAAACTGCTGGCCCAGGGCCTGACCGGGCCGGAAGCCCACCCGCTGTCACGCCCCTCCCAGGTCGAGGGCGAGGCGGCCAGCCGCGCCATCCGCATTGCCGAGACGCTGGGCACGCCGCTGTACCTGGTGCATGTTTCCAGCCGCGAAGCGCTGGACGAAATCGCCTATGCCCGCGGCAAGGGCCAGCCGGTGTACGGTGAAGTCCTGCCCGGCCATCTGCTGCTGGATGACAGCGTCTACCGTGACCCGGACTGGGCCACCGCCGCAGGCTACGTGATGAGCCCACCGTTCCGCCCGCGTGAACACCAGGAGGCGCTGTGGCGCGGGCTGCAGTCGGGCAACCTGCACACCACCGCCACCGACCATTGCTGCTTTTGCGCCGAGCAGAAAGCCATGGGTCGCGACGACTTCAGCCGTATCCCCAACGGCACTGCCGGCATCGAGGACCGCATGGCAGTGCTGTGGGATGCCGGGGTGAACAGTGGGCGCCTGTCGATGCACGAGTTCGTCGCGCTGACCTCTACCAACACCGCGAAAATCTTCAACCTGTTCCCGCGCAAGGGTGCCATACGCGTTGGCGCCGACGCCGACCTGGTGCTGTGGGACCCGCAAGGTACCCGCACCATCTCGGCCACGACCCACCACCAGCAGGTGGACTTCAACATCTTCGAAGGCCGTACCGTGCGCGGTATCCCCAGCCACACCATCAGCCAGGGCAAGGTGCTCTGGGCCGACGGCGACCTGCGCGCAGAAAAGGGCGCGGGGCGCTATGTGGAACGGCCGGCGTATCCGTCGGTGTTTGAGGTGCTGGGGCGCCGGGCCGAAGTGCAGCGGCCGACGCCCGTGCAGCGTTAA
- a CDS encoding ribonuclease Z, with the protein MDLLFLGTSAGVPTKARNVSATAVIEASGSHWYLVDCGEGTQHRLLHTPLSIRDLRAIFITHVHGDHCFGLPGLLASAGMSGRTQPLDLVLPAALHDWVRQGLAATDTFLPFELRLLAVEDLVEWHSDAVQVTCVQLSHRVPSVGFVFTELNPEPRLDIPRLEADGIPRGPLWGDLAKGVTVQHDGRLLHGSDYLRPSRPPRRVIVCGDNDNPELLADAAKGADVLVHEATFTQAVVERTGVTFGHSTAAAVARFAETAGVRNLVLTHFSARYQHDPRRSPSIDNIRDEALAHYNGRLTLAQDLQRYHIGRDGWLEPAG; encoded by the coding sequence ATGGATTTGCTGTTCCTGGGCACCTCCGCCGGCGTGCCGACCAAGGCGCGCAACGTCAGCGCCACCGCTGTGATCGAAGCCAGTGGCAGCCACTGGTACCTGGTCGACTGCGGCGAAGGCACCCAGCACCGGCTGCTGCACACGCCGCTGTCGATCCGCGACCTGCGCGCCATTTTCATCACCCACGTGCACGGCGACCATTGCTTCGGTCTGCCGGGCCTGCTGGCCAGCGCCGGCATGAGCGGGCGCACCCAGCCGCTGGACCTTGTCCTGCCCGCCGCCTTGCACGACTGGGTGCGCCAGGGACTGGCGGCCACCGATACCTTCCTGCCGTTCGAACTGCGCCTGCTGGCCGTTGAAGACCTGGTGGAGTGGCACAGTGACGCCGTGCAAGTGACCTGCGTGCAGCTGTCGCACCGGGTGCCGAGCGTCGGCTTCGTGTTCACCGAACTCAACCCCGAACCACGCCTGGACATTCCGCGCCTGGAAGCCGACGGCATCCCCCGCGGTCCGCTGTGGGGCGACCTGGCCAAGGGCGTGACGGTTCAGCATGACGGCCGGCTGCTGCACGGCAGTGACTACTTGCGCCCTTCGCGCCCGCCACGGCGGGTGATCGTGTGCGGCGACAACGACAACCCCGAGCTATTGGCCGACGCAGCCAAGGGCGCCGACGTGCTAGTGCATGAAGCCACGTTCACCCAGGCGGTGGTCGAGCGCACGGGGGTCACCTTCGGCCACAGCACCGCGGCTGCGGTGGCGCGCTTTGCCGAAACGGCGGGCGTGCGCAACCTGGTGCTGACGCACTTCAGCGCCCGCTACCAGCACGACCCACGGCGCAGCCCGAGCATCGACAACATTCGCGATGAAGCCCTCGCCCACTACAACGGGCGGCTGACGCTGGCGCAAGACCTGCAGCGTTATCACATCGGGCGCGATGGCTGGCTCGAACCGGCCGGATAA
- a CDS encoding Zn-dependent hydrolase: MTPVKEILKTTAPHIDSTRLWQSLMDLARLGATAKGGVCRLALTDLDRQARDLFVQWCEAAGCTVSIDAVGNIFARRPGRNPKLPPVMTGSHIDTQPTGGKFDGCFGVMAGLEVLRTLNDLGVETEAPLEVVVWTNEEGSRFAPCMMGSGVFASKFTLEETLAKRDAQGVSVGEALNAIGYAGSRAVSGHPVGAYFEAHIEQGPILEDQGKTIGVVLGALGQKWFDLTLRGVEAHAGPTPMHLRKDALVGAAAVVEAVNRTALGHQPHACGTVGCLQAYPGSRNVIPGEVRMTLDFRHLEGEQLNAMIADVRAVIEATCARHGLSHELVPTADFPALYFDKGCVAAVRESAQALGLPHMDIVSGAGHDAIFLAELGPAGMIFVPCENGISHNEIENATPEDLAAGCAVLLRAMLAASEAIASGRLAA, from the coding sequence GTGACCCCCGTCAAAGAGATCCTGAAGACCACCGCCCCCCACATCGACAGCACCCGCCTGTGGCAGTCCCTGATGGACCTGGCCCGCCTCGGTGCCACCGCCAAGGGCGGCGTGTGCCGCCTGGCCCTGACCGACCTTGACCGCCAGGCCCGCGACCTGTTCGTGCAGTGGTGCGAGGCCGCCGGTTGCACGGTCAGTATCGACGCCGTCGGCAATATCTTCGCCCGTCGCCCGGGGCGTAACCCCAAGCTGCCCCCGGTCATGACCGGCAGCCATATCGACACCCAGCCCACCGGTGGCAAGTTCGATGGCTGCTTCGGCGTGATGGCCGGGCTGGAGGTGCTTCGCACCCTCAACGACCTGGGTGTGGAAACCGAAGCGCCGCTGGAAGTGGTGGTGTGGACCAACGAGGAAGGTTCGCGCTTTGCGCCGTGCATGATGGGATCCGGGGTGTTTGCCAGCAAGTTCACCCTGGAAGAAACCCTGGCCAAGCGCGACGCCCAGGGTGTCAGCGTTGGCGAGGCACTGAACGCCATCGGCTACGCGGGCTCGCGCGCTGTATCGGGCCACCCGGTGGGAGCGTATTTCGAAGCGCATATCGAGCAGGGCCCGATTCTCGAAGACCAGGGCAAGACCATCGGCGTGGTGCTGGGCGCGCTGGGCCAGAAGTGGTTCGACCTGACCCTGCGCGGTGTCGAGGCCCATGCCGGCCCTACGCCCATGCACCTGCGCAAGGACGCCCTGGTCGGCGCGGCGGCGGTGGTGGAGGCAGTCAACCGCACCGCCCTCGGCCACCAGCCCCATGCCTGTGGCACGGTGGGTTGCCTGCAGGCCTACCCGGGCTCGCGCAACGTGATCCCGGGCGAAGTGCGCATGACCCTGGACTTCCGTCATCTGGAGGGTGAGCAACTGAATGCCATGATTGCCGATGTGCGCGCGGTGATCGAAGCGACCTGTGCCAGGCATGGCCTGAGCCACGAACTGGTACCCACGGCCGATTTCCCGGCGCTGTACTTCGACAAAGGGTGTGTCGCTGCCGTGCGCGAATCGGCGCAGGCGCTGGGCCTGCCGCACATGGACATCGTCAGCGGGGCGGGGCACGACGCGATCTTCCTGGCCGAGCTGGGGCCGGCGGGGATGATTTTCGTGCCGTGCGAGAACGGCATCAGCCATAACGAGATCGAGAACGCCACGCCCGAAGACCTGGCGGCGGGCTGCGCGGTGTTGCTGCGCGCGATGCTGGCGGCATCGGAGGCGATTGCCAGTGGGCGGTTGGCGGCCTAG